The proteins below come from a single Longimicrobium sp. genomic window:
- the nrdR gene encoding transcriptional regulator NrdR, with the protein MRCPFCHHGDDRVVDSRTSREGRAVRRRRECLRCSRRFTTYEYIEERPLTVHKRDGESEPYDRRKLLLSIQIACAKRPITPAEIDTLVEAIERELDHREEAEVTSEELGKMVMDRLRSRDHVAYVRFASVYRNFQDPEEFYRELRDLADREVQTEVRRHQRELPLQPEEETEPADAG; encoded by the coding sequence GTGCGCTGCCCCTTTTGCCATCACGGCGACGACCGCGTGGTCGACTCGCGCACCAGCCGCGAGGGACGCGCCGTGCGCCGCCGCCGCGAGTGCCTGCGGTGCAGCCGGCGCTTCACCACGTACGAGTACATCGAAGAGCGCCCGCTGACGGTGCACAAGCGCGACGGCGAGAGCGAGCCGTACGACCGCCGCAAGCTGCTGCTCAGCATCCAGATCGCGTGCGCCAAGCGGCCCATCACGCCGGCCGAGATCGACACGCTGGTGGAGGCGATCGAGCGGGAGCTGGATCACCGCGAGGAGGCGGAGGTCACTTCGGAGGAGCTGGGGAAGATGGTGATGGACCGGCTCCGCTCGCGCGACCACGTGGCGTACGTGCGCTTCGCGTCGGTGTACCGAAACTTCCAGGATCCCGAGGAGTTCTACCGCGAGCTCCGCGACCTGGCCGACCGCGAAGTACAGACGGAGGTCCGCCGCCACCAGCGCGAGCTGC